In Paroedura picta isolate Pp20150507F chromosome 12, Ppicta_v3.0, whole genome shotgun sequence, one DNA window encodes the following:
- the PHYHD1 gene encoding phytanoyl-CoA dioxygenase domain-containing protein 1 isoform X1, giving the protein MAFVTQEQISQVREGSWSRETGEKFHRDGFLALEEFFTMEECNAAQAQIQKIIAEMDVPPECRTEFSTKHEEQLRAQGNADYFLTSGDKIRFFFEKGVFDEKGEFLVPKDKSINKIGHALHASDAVFKQMTFSSKVQALARKLGLENPVVVQSMYIFKPPHIGGEVTAHQDATFLHTEPLGRVVGLWVALEDAAEENGCLWFLPGSHTSGITRRMVRTPPGTIPCTQFIGTEREYDSSQFIPAPIGKGGLILIHGEVVHKSEANLSASSRHVYTFHLMEAKDTLWSKENWLQPTPELPFPSLYTQN; this is encoded by the exons ATGGCGTTTGTCACTCAGGAGCAGATTTCCCAGGTAAGAGAAGGAAGCTGGTCCAGAGAAACAGGAGAGAAA TTCCACAGAGATGGCTTCCTGGCTCTGGAAGAGTTTTTCACCATGGAAGAATGCAATGCAGCGCAGGCCCAGATCCAGAAGATCATCGCTGAAATGGACGTGCCCCCCGAATGCCGCACTGAATTCTCCACAAAGCATGAAGAGCAGCTCAGAGCCCAG GGAAATGCAGACTATTTCCTAACCAGCGGAGACAAAATCAGGTTCTTCTTCGAAAAAGGTGTTTTTGATGAGAAAG GGGAATTTCTGGTGCCGAAGGACAAATCTATTAACAAAATTGGCCATG CTCTGCATGCCTCTGAtgctgtcttcaagcaaatgaCTTTCTCCTCAAAAGTTCAG GCCCTGGCAAGGAAACTTGGCCTTGAGAACCCGGTGGTGGTCCAGAGTATGTATATCTTCAAG CCGCCTCACATCGGTGGTGAAG TGACAGCCCATCAGGACGCTACCTTCCTCCACACAGAACCCTTGGGCAGGGTTGTGGGTCTCTGGGTTGCCTTGGAAGATGCCGCTGAGGAGAACGGCTGCCTGTGGTTCCTGCCTGGCTCTCACACAA GTGGGATCACGAGGCGCATGGTTCGAACTCCCCCAGGCACAATACCGTGCACCCAGTTCATTGGCACGGAGCGGGAGTATGACAGCAGTCAATTCATTCCTGCGCCGATTGGGAAAG GTGGTCTCATTCTGATCCATGGTGAGGTGGTCCATAAAAGTGAAGCAAACCTCTCAGCAAGCTCTCGGCATGTCTACACCTTCCATTTGATGGAGGCCAAGGACACCCTCTGGAGCAAAGAGAACTG gcTTCAGCCAACCCCGGAATTGCCTTTTCCATCCCTCTATACACAGAACTAA
- the PHYHD1 gene encoding phytanoyl-CoA dioxygenase domain-containing protein 1 isoform X2: MAFVTQEQISQFHRDGFLALEEFFTMEECNAAQAQIQKIIAEMDVPPECRTEFSTKHEEQLRAQGNADYFLTSGDKIRFFFEKGVFDEKGEFLVPKDKSINKIGHALHASDAVFKQMTFSSKVQALARKLGLENPVVVQSMYIFKPPHIGGEVTAHQDATFLHTEPLGRVVGLWVALEDAAEENGCLWFLPGSHTSGITRRMVRTPPGTIPCTQFIGTEREYDSSQFIPAPIGKGGLILIHGEVVHKSEANLSASSRHVYTFHLMEAKDTLWSKENWLQPTPELPFPSLYTQN, encoded by the exons ATGGCGTTTGTCACTCAGGAGCAGATTTCCCAG TTCCACAGAGATGGCTTCCTGGCTCTGGAAGAGTTTTTCACCATGGAAGAATGCAATGCAGCGCAGGCCCAGATCCAGAAGATCATCGCTGAAATGGACGTGCCCCCCGAATGCCGCACTGAATTCTCCACAAAGCATGAAGAGCAGCTCAGAGCCCAG GGAAATGCAGACTATTTCCTAACCAGCGGAGACAAAATCAGGTTCTTCTTCGAAAAAGGTGTTTTTGATGAGAAAG GGGAATTTCTGGTGCCGAAGGACAAATCTATTAACAAAATTGGCCATG CTCTGCATGCCTCTGAtgctgtcttcaagcaaatgaCTTTCTCCTCAAAAGTTCAG GCCCTGGCAAGGAAACTTGGCCTTGAGAACCCGGTGGTGGTCCAGAGTATGTATATCTTCAAG CCGCCTCACATCGGTGGTGAAG TGACAGCCCATCAGGACGCTACCTTCCTCCACACAGAACCCTTGGGCAGGGTTGTGGGTCTCTGGGTTGCCTTGGAAGATGCCGCTGAGGAGAACGGCTGCCTGTGGTTCCTGCCTGGCTCTCACACAA GTGGGATCACGAGGCGCATGGTTCGAACTCCCCCAGGCACAATACCGTGCACCCAGTTCATTGGCACGGAGCGGGAGTATGACAGCAGTCAATTCATTCCTGCGCCGATTGGGAAAG GTGGTCTCATTCTGATCCATGGTGAGGTGGTCCATAAAAGTGAAGCAAACCTCTCAGCAAGCTCTCGGCATGTCTACACCTTCCATTTGATGGAGGCCAAGGACACCCTCTGGAGCAAAGAGAACTG gcTTCAGCCAACCCCGGAATTGCCTTTTCCATCCCTCTATACACAGAACTAA